The Oreochromis niloticus isolate F11D_XX linkage group LG13, O_niloticus_UMD_NMBU, whole genome shotgun sequence genome has a window encoding:
- the cd74b gene encoding CD74 molecule, major histocompatibility complex, class II invariant chain b isoform X1 translates to MMNYHKQPITNSVCEKNANQSRDWQCGIPLPSAFSSFCLSSVIKVCVCVKMSDPETPTQPLIGARSHETTVNVGVPGQNGRSTQAYKVAGLTLLACVLIAGQVMTAYFVLSQKNDIKSLEDQNNKLQTQVSRGNSAPAPMKMHLPLNSMVMSDFVDTDSSTGTPDDSSPPTTKCQLEASGVKPVQVPGFKPACEKNGLYKAQQCFGSLCWCVNTATGEQIDGSEREGQANCNVSVRAGSMMKMLSLPSEDN, encoded by the exons ATGATGAACTATCACAAACAGCCAATCACAAATTCAGTTTGTGAAAAAAACGCCAACCAGAGTAGAGATTGGCAGTGCGGGATTCCCCtgccttcagctttcagttcCTTCTGTCTTTCATCAGTCATAAAG GTTTGTGTTTGCGTGAAGATGTCCGACCCCGAGACTCCAACCCAACCTCTAATCGGCGCTCGCAGCCATGAAACAACCGTCAATGTTGGAGTGCCAGGACAGAA tggccgCTCTACCCAGGCTTATAAGGTGGCAGGATTGACCCTTCTGGCCTGTGTGCTGATTGCGGGCCAGGTGATGACCGCCTATTTCGTCCTGAGCCAGAAGAATGACATCAAATCTCTGGAGGATCAGAACAACAAACTTCAGACACAGGTGTCACGAGGCAACTCTG CTCCTGCACCCATGAAGATGCATCTGCCCTTGAACTCCATGGTGATGTCGGACTTTGTGGACacg GACTCTTCAACTGGAACCCCAGATGATTCAT CCCCTCCTACCACCAAGTGCCAGCTGGAGGCTTCTGGCGTGAAGCCTGTTCAGGTGCCAGGTTTCAAACCTGCCTGTGAAAAGAATGGCCTCTACAAGGCCCAGCAGTGCTTCGGGTCCCTTTGCTGGTGTGTGAACACAGCCACCGGGGAACAGATCGATGGAAGCGAGCGCGAAGGACAAGCCAATTGCAATGTGTCCGTCCGTGCTG GCAGCATGATGAAAATGCTGAGTCTTCCCAGTGAGGACAATTAA
- the cd74b gene encoding CD74 molecule, major histocompatibility complex, class II invariant chain b isoform X2, with the protein MSDPETPTQPLIGARSHETTVNVGVPGQNGRSTQAYKVAGLTLLACVLIAGQVMTAYFVLSQKNDIKSLEDQNNKLQTQVSRGNSAPAPMKMHLPLNSMVMSDFVDTDSSTGTPDDSSPPTTKCQLEASGVKPVQVPGFKPACEKNGLYKAQQCFGSLCWCVNTATGEQIDGSEREGQANCNVSVRAGSMMKMLSLPSEDN; encoded by the exons ATGTCCGACCCCGAGACTCCAACCCAACCTCTAATCGGCGCTCGCAGCCATGAAACAACCGTCAATGTTGGAGTGCCAGGACAGAA tggccgCTCTACCCAGGCTTATAAGGTGGCAGGATTGACCCTTCTGGCCTGTGTGCTGATTGCGGGCCAGGTGATGACCGCCTATTTCGTCCTGAGCCAGAAGAATGACATCAAATCTCTGGAGGATCAGAACAACAAACTTCAGACACAGGTGTCACGAGGCAACTCTG CTCCTGCACCCATGAAGATGCATCTGCCCTTGAACTCCATGGTGATGTCGGACTTTGTGGACacg GACTCTTCAACTGGAACCCCAGATGATTCAT CCCCTCCTACCACCAAGTGCCAGCTGGAGGCTTCTGGCGTGAAGCCTGTTCAGGTGCCAGGTTTCAAACCTGCCTGTGAAAAGAATGGCCTCTACAAGGCCCAGCAGTGCTTCGGGTCCCTTTGCTGGTGTGTGAACACAGCCACCGGGGAACAGATCGATGGAAGCGAGCGCGAAGGACAAGCCAATTGCAATGTGTCCGTCCGTGCTG GCAGCATGATGAAAATGCTGAGTCTTCCCAGTGAGGACAATTAA
- the LOC109204839 gene encoding SLC35A4 upstream open reading frame protein: MANDKNPLGQLKDLVELKDQLEDIQKRVEDEIQAGVPPGGSLLASPFLKGFLAGYVVARLRSSALLGVAIGTCTGMYAAQNYAVPNIEETIKDYIRNLKGGRK, from the exons ATGGCTAATGACAAG AATCCACTGGGCCAACTCAAGGATCTCGTGGAGTTAAAAGACCAGTTGGAGGACATTCAGAAACGGGTAGAAGATGAGATACAGGCTGGAGTTCCTCCA GGGGGCAGTCTGCTGGCTTCTCCTTTCTTGAAGGGTTTTCTTGCTGGGTACGTTGTCGCTAGACTTCGCTCTTCAGCGCTGCTAGGCGTTGCCATAGGCACGTGTACAGGGATGTATGCAGCTCAAAATTATGCTGTTCCCAACATCGAAGAAACCATTAAAGACTACATACGCAACCTGAAAGGAGGACGCAAGTAA